From Balneola sp. MJW-20:
AAGAAAGCTTCTGAAATGGATATGTTCTTTGCGATCACATTCAATAATATCAGGGTTTCTTTCCTGGCATTCGCATTTGGTCTTCTCACCTCCCTGGGCACAGGCCTTATAATGCTGCGTAATGGCGTGATGGTGGGCACGTTTCTGCATTTTTTCTATAAATACGACCTGCTCGCAGACGCAATGCTGGTCATTTTTATTCATGGTACTCTGGAATTATCCGCAATTGTTATCGCCGGTGCGGCCGGTATGGTCTTAGGAAACGGAGTGCTATTCCCGGGCACCTATTCCAGGAAGGATGCCTTTATCCGTTCGGCCAAAGAAGGACTTAAAATGGTCATTGGGCTGGTCCCCATTTTTATAGCTGCCGGTTTTCTGGAATCATTCGTAACCAGGTATACCGGCATGCCTCTTTGGTTAAGTCTGTTCGTCATCATAAGTTCCTTATTCATCATTGTATATTACTTCTCAATTTACCCTATAAAACTCAAAGCAAAGCATGCAGCATCTTGAATTATCCAGGGTCAGAGATTTCGGAGATGTGATCTCTGATACCTTTACCTACATACGCCTACATTATCTTAGTCTGGGTAAAGCACTCTTATTAATTGCTTTTCCTATTTACCTGATAGCAGGATACCTGGTTGGCTCATCCTATTCATCATTGATGAGCGGTATCCTGAATGAAGTGGGCGCGGAACCGGATATTGGAAGCCTGGGATGGTCATTCGTCATTGGGTTTATCCTGCTATTACTGGCATCGGTATCTATACAGGTGATCACTTTAAAACATATTTCACTTGTTAGTGAGGATCGGACTCCTGAATTTGCCGGGATCCTGGAAAACTTTGGTACTAATTTCTTTCTGGTACTCATCTACTATATCATCTTAGTAGTTGTCATTCCCTTTGCTTTCATGATCTTCATACTTCCGGGAATCTATCTTTTCTTCAAAATCTGTATGGTTCCCATTGCTATGATCATTGATAAAAAAGGAGTGGATGCTGCCTTTAAACGGTCATGGAACCTAACCGGTGGTTATTGGTGGCAAACAGCAGGCCTTTATATCGTAATGAATATCATTACTTCCTTTATGAGTTATGCGATCAGTACTCCTTTCATGATATTGGTCACCTTTATTTCTGCCTCCGGTGCAGATACCAGCGGTGCATTTCTGGGTGGTTCACTGGGTATTTTTTATGGCCTTATGATCGTATTGAGCTCCCTCTTTTCTGTTGTGATCTTAATAGCGCTTGCACTGCATTATTATAACCTTGTTGAACGAAAAGAAGGTATCAGCCTGAAATCACAGATCGAAGAATTAAGAAATTGATCCAGAGAATTGCCGGATATTTACTTTCTGCTTTCATTCTGCTGTTTTTCTGGCAGGGCGGTGTTGCTGCGCAATCAACCGAATCAGATTCCTTACCAACCGATACCTCACAGGTCCGAAATCTGGAACTGAACAGCAGTTTACATGATGATCTAACAGGCAAGGGGATATATGATTACCGGCTGGAACCGGAAAACCCCGAGTCCTTCTGGCAAAGATTCAGAAGATGGTTCTTAACTACAATTTATGAGTTTCTGCAAACCCCATGGATCAACACGATCCTGAAGGTATTCTTTTATCTTATTTTCGGTGTCATACTGATCGCTCTGATCATACAGCTACTGGGTGGAGATATTCAGGGTGCATTCACGTCAAACAATGCCCATAAAAAAATGAATCTGAATATTGGCATTGAGGATATAAGAAACACAGACCTTCAGAAAGAATATGATAAGGCTGTGAAGGAACGAGACTTTGCTCTTGCGGTAAGATTCCTATACCTCATGTCTATTCAGGAACTGGATGAGCGCGGACTGCTCACCTGGAAAAAAGATAAAACCAATCATGAGTACCTGCAGGAATTAAGCGGATCAGAAAATTATCAATCCTTTTCAAGGCTCACATATTATTATGATTACATCGAATACGGGGAATTCCCGGTAAACGAAGAATCCTTCAGCAGAGTCCGCTCACTATACGAACAGATCAGTAATGGGAGTAAGCGCCCATGATGAAAAAAGAATCTACCTATGTTACTATTCTGATACTGCTGATCTTTGGATATATCCTGACAGAGTTCCTTAAGCCCGAAGAAATCGACTGGTCAGAAAATTACTCACGGACCGAAACCATTCCCTATGGTTCAAAAATTACCTATGACATTCTTGAGCAAAGTAACTTTTTTCCTGAGCTTACCATTAACAGTTCTCCTATTTTTAAATTTCCCGAAGATCCCCGCCCGCTAAACTGGATCTTTATAAGCAATTCCTTTGGCCTGGATCAGTGGGAAACGGAAATACTGATGGATCGCGTAGCTTCCGGGGATCATGTATTTATATCGGCTAAGAATTTTTCAGGGGCATTAGCCGACAGCCTGAATGCTTCCACCCGGTTCAATAACCCGCTTGGTTCAGGTAATCTATTAAATGCTGATGACAAGGGATCCTTAAACTTTGTACATCCTGACCTGAAGGCCGATTCCGGCTGGATCTTCAGGCTTAATTCTATTGAGACCTACATTCAAACGGTGGATACTTCCAGGGCTACGGTGATCGGTATTAATGATGGTGATCAGACCAATTTCGCAGCGATTTCTCACGGAGAGGGTAAGATATTTCTCCATTCCAACCCGGCTGTGTTCACCAATTACTATCTGCGCGACTATGCCCTTTCCGGCTATTTTATTAATGCTATGCGACTTCTTCCTGTACATCCGACGATATGGGATGAATATTACAAACCTGGACGGTTATCCGGTGGTGTGATGTCATTTATCGTCTCAGAAGAGAATTTAAAGTATGCCTGGTTCACCGCTCTGAGCGCTGTTCTGCTGTTCATGATCTTCCGGGCAAAAAGAAGGCAGCGTATCATTCCCGAGATCGAAGCTCCTAAGAACAGTACGATCGAATTTGCCCGGTCGGTAGGCAGCCTCTACCTTGAAAAAGGAGATCATATCGACATTGCTAATAAAAGGATACGGTTCTTTAAAGATCACCTTCGCACAAATCTCAGAATTGATCCTTCTTTAAATTCCGAGGACATGATTCGAAGTATTGCAGAGCGGGCTGAACTGGATACCGAAAAGGTCAGGAATTTATTCTCTGTGATCCATTCGATCGGGGAGAAAGAGGAAGCCTCTGCCGATGAATTAAAGGAACTAAATCTGAAAATCGATGAATTTTATTTTCTGACTGAGAAGCAGAGTCAGACTCATTAACCGAATTGAAAATCAAAAAATTATGGACACTCCTGACAAGGATACTAAGAATGAATTTGAAAACAGAACAGATCTCTCAGGGCTTGAAAAGCTGGTACAGGATCTGAGAAACGAGATCTCAAAAGTTATTGTCGGACAGGAAGAGATGATCGACCTTCTTCTCGTAGCCATCCTCGCTGATGGACACGTGCTGATCGAGGGTAATCCTGGAGTCGCCAAGACCCTGACCACCCGCTTACTGGCAGAGTGTATTAATACTAAATTCTCGCGCATACAATTTACTCCAGACCTGATGCCCGCCGATGTTGTGGGTACATCTGTATATAATCCAAAGGTTACCGATTTTGAGTTCAAGAAGGGACCGGCTTTTACTAATGTTCT
This genomic window contains:
- a CDS encoding stage II sporulation protein M, whose translation is MREVTFLRKNADKWKHFESLLSRKNKKNDPDELAELYIELNNDLAYTQANYPGSKTEDYLNQLSLRVHDEIYSSKKEGFSRFISFWKDELPLLYAKKQKELLYSLVLFLLAVSIGVISSANEPSFVRMIMGDSYVNMTISNIEDGDPLAVYKKASEMDMFFAITFNNIRVSFLAFAFGLLTSLGTGLIMLRNGVMVGTFLHFFYKYDLLADAMLVIFIHGTLELSAIVIAGAAGMVLGNGVLFPGTYSRKDAFIRSAKEGLKMVIGLVPIFIAAGFLESFVTRYTGMPLWLSLFVIISSLFIIVYYFSIYPIKLKAKHAAS
- a CDS encoding DUF4129 domain-containing protein, which gives rise to MIQRIAGYLLSAFILLFFWQGGVAAQSTESDSLPTDTSQVRNLELNSSLHDDLTGKGIYDYRLEPENPESFWQRFRRWFLTTIYEFLQTPWINTILKVFFYLIFGVILIALIIQLLGGDIQGAFTSNNAHKKMNLNIGIEDIRNTDLQKEYDKAVKERDFALAVRFLYLMSIQELDERGLLTWKKDKTNHEYLQELSGSENYQSFSRLTYYYDYIEYGEFPVNEESFSRVRSLYEQISNGSKRP
- a CDS encoding DUF4350 domain-containing protein, producing the protein MMKKESTYVTILILLIFGYILTEFLKPEEIDWSENYSRTETIPYGSKITYDILEQSNFFPELTINSSPIFKFPEDPRPLNWIFISNSFGLDQWETEILMDRVASGDHVFISAKNFSGALADSLNASTRFNNPLGSGNLLNADDKGSLNFVHPDLKADSGWIFRLNSIETYIQTVDTSRATVIGINDGDQTNFAAISHGEGKIFLHSNPAVFTNYYLRDYALSGYFINAMRLLPVHPTIWDEYYKPGRLSGGVMSFIVSEENLKYAWFTALSAVLLFMIFRAKRRQRIIPEIEAPKNSTIEFARSVGSLYLEKGDHIDIANKRIRFFKDHLRTNLRIDPSLNSEDMIRSIAERAELDTEKVRNLFSVIHSIGEKEEASADELKELNLKIDEFYFLTEKQSQTH